One region of Erwinia tracheiphila genomic DNA includes:
- a CDS encoding IS1 family transposase (programmed frameshift), translating to MAKVDVVCPQCNETHAVRCNGHSASGAQRYICKHCSKTFQLKFSYSGAKPDTHQTIVNMAMNGYGCRDTARVPGISLNTVLRHGKKISPKQVAENIDPETEIVICCEADEQWSYVRCKSNPRWLFYAYDRIRKRALAHVFGPRNAPTLRRLLALLSKFNIAFYMTDAWPVYKVLLSATGHVVSKKYTQRTERHNLNLRTHIKRLTRRTICFSKSEEMHDKIIGWYLTLHHYQ from the exons ATGGCTAAAGTTGATGTCGTCTGCCCTCAGTGCAATGAAACTCATGCTGTACGATGTAACGGACATTCAGCATCCGGTGCCCAACGTTACATCTGCAAGCATTGTTCAAAGACCTTTCAGCTCAAATTTAGCTACTCCGGTGCCAAACCAGACACACACCAGACCATTGTTAATATGGCCATGAATGGTTACGGATGTCGCGATACCGCACGGGTCCCCGGTATCAGCCTCAATACGGTTCTGCGGCACG GTAAAAAAATTTCGCCAAAGCAGGTAGCTGAGAATATCGACCCCGAAACGGAGATTGTTATCTGCTGTGAAGCCGATGAACAATGGTCTTACGTGCGGTGTAAAAGCAATCCCCGGTGGTTGTTCTATGCTTATGACCGTATCCGCAAACGTGCTCTGGCCCACGTCTTCGGCCCGAGAAATGCCCCGACCCTGCGACGATTGCTGGCCCTGTTAAGCAAATTTAACATTGCCTTTTATATGACAGATGCCTGGCCGGTTTATAAAGTTCTGTTAAGTGCAACAGGCCACGTGGTGAGCAAGAAATATACCCAACGGACAGAACGACATAATCTTAATCTTCGCACACATATCAAACGACTGACCCGCAGAACAATTTGCTTTTCGAAGTCAGAGGAAATGCACGATAAGATCATCGGTTGGTATCTTACTCTTCATCATTATCAATAA
- the hdfR gene encoding HTH-type transcriptional regulator HdfR, whose product MDTELLKTFLEVSRTRHFGRAAEALYLTQSAVSFRIRQLENQLGVNLFTRHRNNIRLTSAGERLLPYAESLMSTWLMAKKEVSHTPQHHELSIGASASLWEAYLTPWLKTLYENRESLHLEARVAQRHLLVKQLHERQLDLLITTEAPKMDELTSQQIGHISLSLFRSEKSERYRDRYDYIKLEWGADFHQHENYLAGADDVPVLTTTSAHLTRELLHTTHSCAFLPEIWHKTYPDLTLIPDTPVAIRPLYAVWLQNSDQQAHIRQLIKFPVNS is encoded by the coding sequence GTGGATACGGAATTACTTAAAACCTTTCTTGAAGTGAGCAGAACCCGCCACTTTGGACGTGCCGCTGAAGCACTTTATCTCACTCAATCTGCAGTGAGTTTTCGGATCAGGCAGCTTGAAAACCAGCTGGGGGTGAATCTTTTTACCAGACATCGTAACAATATCAGACTCACATCCGCAGGGGAGCGCTTACTGCCCTATGCTGAAAGCCTGATGAGCACCTGGCTAATGGCTAAAAAAGAGGTCTCACACACTCCACAGCACCATGAGCTGTCTATTGGAGCCAGCGCGTCACTATGGGAGGCCTATCTCACGCCCTGGCTTAAAACGCTTTATGAGAACAGAGAAAGTCTGCACCTTGAAGCAAGGGTCGCGCAACGCCATTTATTGGTTAAACAACTCCATGAGCGTCAGCTGGATTTGCTTATCACCACAGAAGCCCCAAAAATGGACGAATTAACCAGCCAGCAGATCGGGCATATTTCATTATCGCTATTTAGATCGGAAAAATCTGAAAGATATCGTGACCGATATGACTATATCAAGCTTGAGTGGGGAGCAGATTTTCATCAGCATGAAAACTATCTTGCCGGTGCCGATGATGTTCCGGTATTAACAACCACCTCTGCACATCTGACCAGAGAGCTATTACACACGACACATTCCTGTGCTTTCTTACCAGAAATCTGGCATAAAACCTATCCGGATTTAACCCTCATCCCGGATACACCCGTCGCCATCCGTCCTTTGTATGCTGTCTGGCTGCAAAACAGCGATCAGCAGGCCCATATTCGTCAACTTATTAAATTCCCTGTTAATTCTTAA
- a CDS encoding DUF413 domain-containing protein — translation MAESFATTNRFFDNKHYPRGFSRHGDFTIKEAQLLECHGYAFNELDLARRDPVTEEERLFIEVCRGIREAQTEAERVWSKYMSRIKRPKRFHTLSGGKPQTEGVEDYSDSEE, via the coding sequence ATGGCGGAAAGCTTCGCAACAACTAATCGTTTTTTCGATAACAAACATTATCCACGCGGGTTTTCCCGCCACGGTGACTTCACCATCAAGGAAGCACAATTGCTTGAGTGCCATGGATACGCGTTCAACGAACTCGATCTGGCCAGACGCGATCCTGTGACTGAAGAAGAGCGTCTGTTCATTGAAGTATGTCGCGGGATCCGTGAGGCGCAAACCGAAGCAGAACGAGTCTGGTCGAAATACATGTCACGGATCAAACGTCCAAAGCGCTTTCATACTTTGTCTGGTGGAAAGCCGCAAACGGAAGGTGTGGAAGATTACTCGGATAGTGAAGAGTAA